One part of the Mangrovibacillus cuniculi genome encodes these proteins:
- a CDS encoding carbon starvation protein A produces MITFLLAIVLLIIGYFTYGKYVEKIFGIKEERNTPAYTMKDGVDYVPMGTKKNSLIQLLNIAGVGPIFGPIMGALYGPVAFLWIVFGAIFAGAVHDYLTGMISIRNKGAHLPDLAGKFLGKGVRHVVNAFSLLLLVLVATVFVTAPAALLANLTPAWISIGVIIALIFVYYFVATILPIDKIIGRFYPFFGALLVISAVGVGVGLVVTGAPIPEMTLQNMHPDNIAIFPLLFLTISCGALSGFHATQSPIISRTTQNEKNGRKIFYGMMITEAVIAMIWAAAAMSIFQPGELSALLASGGPAAVVSEVSILMLGSIGGTLAILGVIVLPITSGDTAFRSARMIVADYINVKQIQISKRLMIAVPLFVISIVLTQMDFNLLWRYFSWANQSTAMIALWVGAMYLGLQKKNHYIASIPATFMTMVCVTYILNAPIGFGLSMSVSFIGATVVTVLFVALFAKSMWKTHQTDVLFDVDDSLGKAS; encoded by the coding sequence TACACTATGAAAGATGGTGTTGATTATGTTCCGATGGGGACGAAGAAGAACTCACTAATTCAGCTACTAAACATTGCTGGAGTTGGACCAATCTTCGGACCGATCATGGGAGCGTTATACGGTCCTGTAGCGTTTTTGTGGATTGTTTTTGGAGCTATTTTTGCAGGAGCAGTTCATGACTATTTAACAGGAATGATTTCCATTCGTAATAAGGGAGCTCATTTACCTGATCTTGCAGGAAAGTTTTTAGGTAAAGGTGTACGCCATGTAGTGAATGCATTCTCGTTACTATTACTCGTGCTTGTTGCTACTGTATTCGTTACAGCACCTGCAGCGTTACTTGCAAACTTAACACCTGCTTGGATTTCCATTGGAGTTATTATAGCGCTGATCTTTGTCTACTATTTTGTAGCGACTATCTTACCAATTGATAAAATTATTGGACGTTTTTATCCTTTCTTTGGAGCATTGCTTGTAATATCAGCAGTAGGTGTTGGCGTAGGATTAGTTGTAACTGGTGCACCTATCCCAGAGATGACGCTTCAGAATATGCACCCAGATAATATCGCAATTTTCCCATTATTATTCTTAACAATCTCTTGTGGAGCACTTTCAGGATTCCATGCAACGCAATCACCTATCATTTCGAGAACGACGCAAAATGAGAAAAACGGACGTAAAATATTTTACGGAATGATGATTACAGAAGCGGTCATCGCAATGATTTGGGCAGCTGCAGCTATGAGCATTTTCCAACCTGGAGAACTAAGTGCACTTTTAGCATCTGGTGGACCGGCTGCAGTAGTAAGTGAGGTTTCCATATTGATGCTTGGTTCCATTGGTGGAACGCTTGCAATCCTTGGAGTAATAGTATTACCAATTACGTCTGGAGATACAGCGTTTAGAAGTGCACGTATGATCGTAGCTGATTATATTAATGTGAAACAAATACAAATTTCTAAACGTTTAATGATCGCTGTACCATTGTTTGTTATTTCTATTGTCTTAACACAGATGGATTTTAACTTATTATGGAGATACTTCTCATGGGCAAACCAATCAACAGCAATGATTGCATTGTGGGTGGGAGCAATGTACCTAGGACTTCAAAAGAAGAACCACTATATTGCTTCTATACCAGCAACGTTTATGACAATGGTATGTGTAACATATATCTTAAATGCACCAATTGGTTTCGGGTTATCAATGAGTGTATCTTTCATCGGGGCAACAGTTGTAACAGTATTATTTGTAGCACTTTTTGCTAAATCCATGTGGAAAACACATCAAACAGATGTACTCTTTGATGTAGATGACAGCTTAGGTAAAGCTTCGTAA
- a CDS encoding MFS transporter — MSQAYRFWILVSAVAISGFSQGMLLPLISIIFEQQGMSSTLNGLHATALYIGIILVSPFLEKPLRLYGYKPMILTGGAIVVIALALFPFYQAVWFWFLLRLIIGIGDNALHFATQTWITSFSSESVRGRNIALYGLFFSLGFAIGPFMTKFLDIGPAFPFILSSLLCLVAWFLLLLLHNEKPEVTSSSGSVDKGFPRIKKLLTWSWVAFLPPFGYGFLESSLHGVYPIYALRIDLNVELIAILLASFSIGGILFQLPLGVISDKIGRRRVLTLISLLGGTIFFIGSFLEAQPHLLVGSIFLAGMMLGSTFSMGISYMTDLVPKNFLPLGNVVCGVAFSVGSLTGPILGGLFLAAFPNVSLLVLFAVLFLIIFVSIMLFKEREQEQMSAAA; from the coding sequence ATGTCTCAAGCATATCGTTTTTGGATTTTAGTTTCCGCTGTAGCCATTTCTGGTTTTTCTCAGGGAATGTTGCTACCACTCATTAGTATTATCTTTGAACAACAAGGTATGTCATCTACATTAAATGGGTTGCATGCAACCGCCTTATATATCGGGATTATCCTAGTCTCTCCTTTTTTAGAGAAGCCATTGAGACTATACGGTTATAAGCCAATGATTTTGACTGGAGGAGCAATTGTGGTTATTGCATTAGCTCTTTTTCCTTTTTATCAAGCGGTTTGGTTCTGGTTTCTCCTACGATTGATTATCGGGATCGGTGATAACGCGCTTCACTTTGCAACACAAACGTGGATTACCTCTTTCTCTTCTGAATCAGTTAGAGGGAGAAATATTGCTTTATATGGATTATTTTTCAGCTTAGGATTTGCAATTGGTCCCTTTATGACTAAGTTTTTAGACATTGGCCCAGCTTTTCCGTTCATACTATCCTCTTTACTATGTTTAGTGGCTTGGTTCTTGTTATTACTGTTACACAACGAGAAACCTGAAGTCACTAGTTCATCTGGGTCCGTAGATAAAGGATTTCCACGAATTAAGAAACTACTTACGTGGTCTTGGGTAGCCTTTCTCCCACCGTTTGGGTATGGTTTCTTGGAGAGTTCTTTACATGGGGTTTATCCGATTTATGCTTTACGCATTGATCTAAATGTTGAATTAATTGCCATCTTGTTAGCATCTTTCTCAATAGGTGGTATTTTATTTCAACTTCCACTTGGGGTTATTTCAGACAAGATTGGTCGTAGAAGAGTTTTGACTCTGATCTCCTTACTGGGAGGAACAATCTTTTTCATTGGATCATTCTTAGAAGCACAGCCCCATTTATTGGTAGGATCCATTTTTCTTGCTGGAATGATGCTCGGTTCTACTTTTTCCATGGGAATTAGCTATATGACAGATTTAGTGCCAAAGAATTTCCTTCCTCTTGGGAACGTGGTATGTGGCGTAGCGTTTAGTGTGGGAAGCTTAACAGGACCTATCCTAGGAGGTCTGTTTTTAGCAGCTTTTCCGAATGTGAGCTTGTTAGTTTTATTCGCTGTATTATTTTTAATTATTTTTGTCAGTATTATGTTGTTTAAAGAACGAGAGCAAGAGCAAATGAGTGCGGCGGCATGA
- a CDS encoding OsmC family protein, protein MKFTMKEEGGFKTQLPFGELHVSGNEEFGFRPYQLLISSIAVCSGGVFRTVAEKMRLHVTNIEVETTHERIDEEAGRVASVHMKFLISGTDLNEAKIEKALHVTRKNCSMVRSVEGSIDITESFEIV, encoded by the coding sequence ATGAAATTCACAATGAAAGAAGAAGGCGGATTTAAAACGCAATTACCTTTTGGAGAATTACATGTTTCAGGTAACGAAGAGTTTGGGTTTCGTCCGTACCAACTATTAATTAGCTCCATTGCTGTATGTAGTGGCGGTGTTTTTCGAACAGTAGCTGAAAAAATGCGTCTTCATGTTACTAACATTGAAGTGGAGACCACTCATGAAAGAATCGACGAGGAAGCTGGCCGAGTAGCTTCTGTCCACATGAAATTTTTGATAAGTGGTACTGACCTGAATGAAGCAAAAATTGAAAAAGCTTTGCATGTAACTAGAAAAAATTGTTCCATGGTTCGCTCTGTAGAAGGATCCATTGACATTACAGAATCGTTTGAAATTGTATAA
- a CDS encoding pyridoxamine 5'-phosphate oxidase family protein — protein sequence MTKEKVLSIMKEHQVGTLATIRDGKPYSRFMLFQHEDLTLYTATNQHAHKADDLAQTPYVHVLLGLDASNFHEDYVEISAKAHVVEDKEKKKEMWSEKWSKWIPSPEDDDYVLVALKPETILYFEKAGKEPVEIDL from the coding sequence ATGACAAAAGAAAAAGTACTTTCCATTATGAAGGAACACCAAGTTGGAACGTTAGCAACCATTAGAGATGGTAAGCCGTATTCTCGCTTCATGTTATTTCAACATGAAGATCTAACGTTGTATACAGCTACGAATCAACATGCACATAAAGCAGACGACTTAGCTCAAACTCCTTATGTACATGTACTATTAGGATTGGATGCTTCTAACTTCCATGAAGATTATGTAGAAATTTCAGCAAAAGCGCATGTTGTAGAAGACAAAGAAAAGAAAAAAGAAATGTGGAGTGAAAAGTGGTCTAAGTGGATTCCAAGCCCTGAGGATGATGACTACGTGTTAGTTGCATTAAAACCAGAGACTATTCTTTATTTCGAAAAAGCTGGAAAAGAACCAGTGGAGATAGATCTATAA
- a CDS encoding YfkD famly protein: MIKRTLLTCFCSVLILSTPLLAAKDQKDTEKQSQTQTSKMEVPSSVLTIGKENTYPNAVEDLPTLQPSELTQELLKTSNVPIENPQLIKMFNESSMNKTPTAIGMRATIYLGEWALNYDSAETAANWEYQKMNTNYVDNRGGKTNIQMHYVQETQKTIKGGLTSNVPGAEDVKKMMILKAGQKSGLPLAFETVIGAGTKKDQVYNIAPKRLGYLYAYAPAINEKGKVTYGEVYLVFKGMKRMIVVKNVTSQGIGAWIPIQDHVSFGFITSDKPR; encoded by the coding sequence ATGATTAAACGTACTCTTTTAACTTGCTTTTGCTCCGTATTAATTTTATCTACTCCTTTACTTGCTGCAAAAGACCAAAAGGATACAGAGAAACAAAGTCAAACGCAAACGAGTAAAATGGAGGTTCCTTCTTCTGTGTTGACAATTGGAAAAGAGAATACTTATCCAAATGCGGTGGAAGACCTTCCAACTTTGCAACCAAGTGAATTAACGCAAGAATTATTAAAGACATCTAATGTTCCAATTGAGAATCCACAGTTAATAAAAATGTTTAACGAATCTTCTATGAATAAAACGCCTACAGCGATTGGTATGAGAGCGACAATTTATTTAGGAGAATGGGCGTTAAATTATGACTCTGCTGAAACTGCTGCAAATTGGGAGTATCAAAAAATGAACACCAATTATGTAGATAACCGCGGTGGAAAAACAAATATTCAGATGCACTATGTGCAAGAAACGCAAAAGACAATCAAAGGCGGCTTAACATCTAATGTTCCTGGAGCAGAAGATGTGAAGAAAATGATGATTTTAAAAGCTGGTCAAAAGAGCGGATTGCCACTAGCTTTTGAGACAGTAATTGGTGCTGGCACAAAAAAAGATCAAGTATACAACATTGCTCCAAAGCGTTTAGGTTATCTTTACGCATATGCACCGGCAATCAATGAAAAAGGGAAAGTAACCTACGGTGAAGTGTATCTAGTGTTTAAAGGAATGAAGCGCATGATCGTGGTGAAAAACGTAACATCTCAGGGAATTGGAGCATGGATTCCGATCCAAGACCACGTGTCATTTGGATTTATTACTAGCGACAAGCCTAGATAA
- the yfkAB gene encoding radical SAM/CxCxxxxC motif protein YfkAB, whose amino-acid sequence MKTTSVLPTLSPSYDPWEAYMDVKEHGKMTLSNIEFTTTTLCNMRCAHCAVGYTLSPKDPTPLPMDLITDRLDEIPHLRTLSITGGEPMMSKKSIEQVVIPLLKYAKSRGVRTQINSNLTLDYDRYEMIIPYLDVLHISHNWGTVDEFIDVGFAMMERKPSREQRKKLFDRMIENSRRLSEAGVLVSAETMLNKNTLPYLESIYDQIVNEMKCKRVEIHPMYPSDFASNLEVLSLDELRAAISSILSFRNPDVWTLFGTLPFYHCSPSNEDQEILRQLREAKNVTVRNDPDGRSRLNVNIFTGDVIVTDFGDTPALGNIEHDSLPSVFNNWMETKIAKELNCHCPSVACLGPNILVKNAYYPDVDFQKRVSKV is encoded by the coding sequence ATGAAAACAACTAGCGTGCTACCTACACTTTCACCTTCCTATGATCCATGGGAAGCATATATGGATGTGAAAGAACACGGGAAGATGACGTTATCAAATATTGAATTCACCACAACTACTTTATGTAACATGAGATGTGCACATTGTGCAGTTGGCTACACACTTTCACCAAAGGATCCTACTCCATTACCTATGGATTTAATTACAGATAGATTAGATGAAATTCCACACTTACGTACGTTAAGTATTACAGGTGGCGAACCAATGATGTCTAAGAAGTCTATCGAACAAGTAGTGATTCCACTTTTAAAATATGCGAAAAGTCGCGGTGTGCGTACACAAATTAATTCTAACTTAACGTTGGACTATGACCGTTACGAAATGATCATTCCTTATTTGGATGTATTACATATCAGCCATAACTGGGGAACGGTAGACGAGTTTATTGACGTAGGCTTTGCCATGATGGAAAGAAAACCGTCACGAGAGCAACGTAAGAAGTTATTTGATCGCATGATTGAAAATAGTAGAAGACTTTCGGAAGCTGGTGTGCTGGTATCTGCTGAGACTATGTTAAACAAAAACACACTTCCATATTTAGAGAGTATTTACGATCAAATTGTTAACGAGATGAAGTGTAAAAGGGTAGAAATTCACCCTATGTATCCTAGTGACTTTGCTTCGAATTTAGAGGTACTTTCATTAGATGAATTACGCGCAGCAATCTCTTCTATCCTTTCCTTTAGAAATCCAGATGTGTGGACGTTATTTGGGACGCTGCCTTTTTATCACTGTAGTCCAAGCAATGAAGACCAAGAAATACTAAGGCAACTACGAGAGGCAAAAAACGTAACTGTACGTAACGACCCAGATGGCCGTTCTCGACTTAACGTGAACATCTTCACAGGAGATGTCATTGTAACCGACTTTGGTGATACGCCAGCTCTAGGAAACATAGAGCATGATAGCCTTCCTTCTGTGTTTAACAATTGGATGGAAACGAAAATTGCCAAGGAACTAAATTGTCACTGTCCAAGTGTGGCATGCTTGGGACCAAATATTCTAGTGAAGAACGCTTATTATCCAGATGTTGATTTTCAGAAGAGGGTTAGTAAGGTTTAA
- a CDS encoding SE1561 family protein, producing the protein MGKAIHDSDSQVDYLKNRLNMFLTVLDSIEPETAELEDIDRLIEMIDDIEVKCQQFSKSEEE; encoded by the coding sequence ATGGGCAAAGCGATTCATGATTCAGATTCACAAGTAGATTATCTGAAAAACAGATTAAACATGTTTTTAACTGTTTTAGATTCTATAGAGCCGGAAACAGCAGAGTTAGAAGATATCGATCGTTTAATAGAAATGATTGATGATATTGAAGTAAAGTGTCAACAATTCTCTAAATCAGAAGAAGAATAA
- a CDS encoding fumarate hydratase: MSVTALEKSMYDLIVETSTKLPKDVRRAIRQAKLQENAGTRSHMSLETITKNIKMADDVVSPICQDTGMPTFKIKTPVTYNQLTLKKAIYAAVQQATKDGKLRPNSVDSLTGENSGDNLGGGTPILKFEQWEEDYVDVKLILKGGGCENKNIQYSLPCELEGLGRAGRDLDGIRKCVMHSVYQAQGQGCSAGFIGVGIGGDRTSGYELAKEQLFRSVEDTNPIEELRQLEEYVMDNANKLGIGTMGFGGETTLLGCKVGVMNRIPASFYVSVAYNCWAYRRLGVNIDAATGEITEWQYQDGELIDFKETESAAKEETPDVITLEAPISEEDIRKLKVGDVVQINGRMFTGRDAIHKYLSENDSPVDLNGQVIYHCGPVMLKDKNGNWEVKAAGPTTSIREEPYQGDIMKRFGIRAVVGKGGMGPKTLAALKEHGGVYLNAIGGAAQYYADCIESVDGVDLMQFGIPEAMWHLSVNGFTAVVTMDAHGNSLHEDVDKSSLEKLAQFKDKVFK; encoded by the coding sequence ATGAGTGTAACGGCTTTAGAGAAAAGTATGTATGACTTGATTGTAGAGACTTCTACAAAGCTTCCAAAGGATGTGCGTCGAGCAATCCGACAAGCGAAGCTTCAAGAAAATGCAGGTACTCGTTCACACATGAGTTTAGAAACTATTACAAAAAATATAAAAATGGCGGATGACGTGGTATCTCCAATTTGTCAGGATACAGGAATGCCAACATTTAAAATTAAAACACCGGTTACCTATAACCAATTAACGCTTAAAAAAGCAATTTATGCTGCTGTTCAACAAGCTACGAAAGACGGAAAACTTCGTCCTAACTCTGTAGATTCTCTAACTGGGGAAAATAGCGGAGATAACTTAGGTGGAGGAACGCCTATTTTGAAGTTTGAACAATGGGAAGAAGATTATGTAGATGTGAAACTAATTCTTAAAGGTGGCGGCTGTGAAAATAAAAACATTCAATACAGTTTACCATGTGAATTAGAAGGTCTTGGAAGAGCAGGACGTGATCTAGATGGTATTCGTAAATGCGTCATGCACTCTGTTTATCAAGCTCAGGGACAAGGCTGTAGCGCTGGGTTTATCGGAGTGGGAATCGGTGGAGACCGTACAAGCGGATATGAACTAGCAAAAGAACAGCTTTTCCGTTCAGTAGAAGATACGAATCCTATTGAAGAACTTCGTCAATTGGAAGAGTACGTAATGGACAATGCAAATAAGCTTGGAATTGGGACAATGGGCTTCGGTGGTGAAACGACGTTACTTGGTTGTAAAGTCGGAGTAATGAACCGCATTCCAGCAAGTTTTTACGTATCTGTTGCGTATAACTGTTGGGCTTACCGTCGTTTAGGGGTAAACATTGATGCGGCTACTGGAGAAATAACAGAGTGGCAGTATCAAGATGGTGAGTTGATTGATTTTAAAGAAACAGAATCAGCGGCAAAGGAAGAAACACCGGATGTTATTACATTAGAAGCACCCATTTCTGAAGAAGATATCCGCAAGTTAAAAGTAGGAGATGTTGTGCAAATTAACGGTAGAATGTTTACTGGACGTGATGCGATTCACAAGTACTTATCCGAAAACGATTCACCTGTAGACCTAAACGGTCAAGTAATTTATCACTGTGGCCCTGTAATGTTAAAGGACAAGAATGGCAACTGGGAAGTAAAAGCTGCAGGACCAACTACATCTATTCGTGAAGAACCTTATCAAGGTGATATCATGAAGCGTTTTGGGATTCGTGCGGTCGTTGGAAAAGGTGGTATGGGACCCAAAACACTCGCTGCGCTTAAAGAACATGGTGGAGTTTACCTAAATGCTATTGGTGGGGCTGCACAATACTATGCTGACTGTATTGAATCAGTTGATGGTGTTGATCTGATGCAATTCGGTATTCCTGAAGCAATGTGGCATCTTTCTGTCAATGGCTTTACTGCTGTTGTTACGATGGATGCGCATGGGAACAGTTTACATGAAGACGTAGATAAGAGTTCTTTAGAGAAACTCGCTCAATTTAAAGATAAAGTATTCAAATAA
- the pdaA gene encoding delta-lactam-biosynthetic de-N-acetylase, with protein sequence MKWRSLLVFMILFSVISQGASAISNQPINWGFSRSQNGQPADAGAVLTNLLKDHDSFYRHETKEKVLYLTFDNGYENGFTGQILDTLKKENVPATFFVTGHYLNSATDLVKRMVNEGHIVGNHSWSHPDMTSLTDEEIRNELKKVKEETARITKQKEMVYLRPPRGILSARTLSIAREEGYIHVMWSLAFVDWYTDQQKGSQYAYDNIMRQIHPGAIMLLHTVSKDNAEALPAVIKDLKKQGYRFESLSDLSATLSGIPTL encoded by the coding sequence ATGAAATGGAGAAGTTTACTCGTCTTCATGATTTTATTTAGTGTAATAAGCCAAGGGGCTTCCGCAATTTCTAATCAACCAATTAATTGGGGGTTTAGCCGATCTCAAAACGGTCAACCGGCTGATGCTGGTGCGGTGCTGACAAACCTTTTAAAAGATCATGACAGCTTTTATCGTCATGAAACGAAGGAAAAAGTGCTATATCTTACTTTTGATAATGGGTATGAAAACGGGTTTACCGGTCAAATTCTGGATACTCTTAAAAAAGAAAACGTACCAGCAACTTTTTTTGTTACAGGTCACTACTTAAATAGTGCAACGGATTTAGTAAAAAGAATGGTGAACGAAGGACATATCGTTGGAAATCATTCTTGGAGTCATCCAGATATGACGTCTTTAACGGATGAAGAGATTAGAAATGAGCTGAAAAAAGTTAAAGAAGAAACAGCAAGAATAACCAAGCAAAAAGAAATGGTTTATTTGCGACCACCAAGAGGAATTCTGTCTGCAAGGACTTTATCCATTGCAAGAGAAGAAGGCTACATCCATGTTATGTGGTCTTTAGCATTTGTGGATTGGTACACGGATCAACAAAAAGGATCTCAATACGCATATGACAACATCATGAGGCAAATTCACCCAGGAGCAATCATGTTGTTGCATACTGTTTCCAAAGATAATGCCGAAGCATTGCCAGCGGTTATTAAAGATTTGAAAAAACAAGGATATCGCTTCGAGTCATTATCGGACTTAAGTGCAACTTTATCAGGAATTCCAACCCTTTAA
- a CDS encoding DNA-3-methyladenine glycosylase family protein — translation MWEQLVVVDERYLFEEALHRLKIDPLNVIDEEHARIHIPIYHTYEVVSVQCTRVSRGVHMLIKGKDSTTKEAVLLEIKRILGIDQTFDQLENHFSTTPLESLFQRHNGTPIILEWSLFSCLLKSIIHQQLNTKFAATLTTRFVQKYGEKIDGVWFYPTPENVALIPVEELRTLSFSQRKAEYIIDIAKAVLEKKITLDLSYLHTLENQEVEKQLTRIRGIGPWTAQSFLMFGLGRKDLFPVGDIGLQNALKHIYGFENKPSKEWMEKESQSWSPYRSYVALYLWRSLERKE, via the coding sequence ATGTGGGAGCAGTTAGTGGTTGTAGATGAAAGGTATTTATTTGAAGAAGCGTTACATCGTTTAAAAATAGATCCGTTGAACGTTATTGATGAAGAACATGCTCGAATTCATATCCCAATCTACCATACATATGAAGTTGTGAGTGTGCAATGTACTAGAGTTTCTAGAGGTGTACATATGCTCATTAAGGGAAAGGATAGTACGACAAAAGAAGCAGTTTTGTTGGAGATTAAAAGAATTCTTGGGATTGATCAAACGTTTGATCAATTAGAAAATCATTTTTCTACTACGCCTCTCGAATCGTTGTTTCAGAGACATAATGGTACGCCAATTATTTTGGAGTGGTCTTTATTTAGCTGTCTACTGAAGAGTATTATCCATCAACAACTTAATACAAAATTTGCTGCTACGCTTACCACTCGTTTTGTTCAAAAGTATGGTGAAAAAATTGACGGTGTATGGTTTTATCCAACACCAGAGAATGTCGCACTCATACCTGTTGAAGAATTAAGAACACTATCTTTTAGTCAGAGAAAAGCGGAGTACATCATCGACATTGCGAAAGCAGTTCTTGAAAAGAAAATCACTTTAGATTTATCCTACTTACATACGCTTGAAAATCAAGAAGTGGAAAAACAACTAACAAGAATTAGAGGAATTGGGCCATGGACTGCGCAGAGCTTTTTAATGTTTGGATTGGGTCGAAAAGATCTCTTTCCAGTTGGAGACATTGGGCTTCAAAATGCGCTAAAACATATTTATGGATTTGAAAATAAACCTTCTAAAGAATGGATGGAAAAAGAGTCCCAAAGTTGGTCTCCTTATCGATCCTACGTAGCATTATACCTATGGAGAAGTTTAGAAAGAAAAGAGTGA
- the rlmD gene encoding 23S rRNA (uracil(1939)-C(5))-methyltransferase RlmD — protein MNKNVKQVKQQNPVKEGQQFPLTIKRLGINGEGVGYFKRQVVFVPGALPEEEVVVEATLVKNSFAQAKIKKIRKASPHRTTAPCPVYDICGGCQLQHLTYEQQLVEKRDIVKQAFERFYKAIPTDQLTILPTKGMDDPWAYRNKSQFQTQYNRGKVEAGLYSEQSHKLIDIDRCIVQHPATDFITNTAKSSLTKWNLPIYSEKKKKAGIRTIVVRVGFKTGQAQIVFVSSTPNLPNLEEVVRDVQEQCPSVVSVMLNIQPSKTPIIFGDKTTLLAGQEKIQEELKEFSYELSARAFFQLNPVQTVTLYDEAKKAAKLTGKEKIVDAYCGSGTIGLWLVDGASEIRGMDVIEASIKDARQNAKKYGYGDKATYEVGTAENWLPKWKQAGFSPDVVVVDPPRVGCDDQFLSTLLKVKPKTFVYVSCNPSTLAKNVQQLSRLYEIDYIQPVDMFPQTAQVEAVVRLTLKKSK, from the coding sequence ATGAATAAAAACGTAAAGCAAGTAAAACAACAAAATCCTGTTAAAGAAGGACAACAATTCCCTTTAACGATTAAACGATTAGGTATTAACGGTGAGGGAGTGGGTTATTTTAAGCGCCAAGTGGTGTTTGTGCCTGGTGCATTACCCGAAGAAGAAGTGGTGGTAGAAGCAACTTTAGTAAAGAACTCTTTCGCACAAGCCAAAATAAAGAAAATTAGAAAAGCTTCTCCACATCGTACAACTGCCCCTTGTCCAGTCTACGACATTTGTGGTGGCTGCCAATTGCAACACTTAACGTACGAGCAGCAGTTAGTAGAAAAGAGAGACATCGTAAAACAAGCGTTTGAACGTTTTTATAAAGCAATACCTACTGATCAGTTAACCATCCTACCTACAAAAGGTATGGATGATCCGTGGGCTTATCGAAACAAAAGCCAATTCCAAACGCAGTATAATCGAGGGAAAGTGGAAGCTGGATTATACAGTGAACAGTCTCATAAGTTAATTGATATAGATCGATGTATTGTACAACATCCTGCAACGGATTTTATTACTAATACTGCCAAATCAAGCTTAACAAAGTGGAACCTTCCAATATATTCGGAAAAGAAAAAGAAAGCTGGTATTCGAACTATTGTCGTCCGAGTAGGATTTAAGACAGGACAAGCTCAGATTGTTTTTGTTTCTTCTACACCGAACTTACCAAACTTAGAAGAAGTGGTAAGAGATGTGCAAGAACAATGTCCATCGGTCGTTTCTGTCATGTTAAACATTCAACCAAGTAAAACACCTATCATTTTTGGTGATAAAACCACGTTACTTGCAGGACAAGAAAAAATTCAAGAAGAGCTAAAAGAATTTTCATACGAACTGTCCGCACGAGCTTTCTTCCAGTTAAACCCTGTACAGACTGTAACTCTTTATGATGAAGCAAAAAAAGCTGCTAAATTAACAGGTAAAGAAAAGATTGTAGATGCGTATTGTGGTTCTGGAACAATTGGCTTATGGCTTGTAGATGGTGCATCAGAAATTAGAGGAATGGATGTCATCGAAGCCTCTATTAAAGATGCTAGACAAAATGCGAAAAAGTATGGTTATGGTGACAAAGCTACGTATGAAGTAGGAACAGCAGAGAACTGGTTACCTAAGTGGAAACAAGCAGGATTTTCCCCTGATGTAGTAGTAGTTGACCCTCCAAGAGTAGGTTGTGATGATCAGTTCCTATCTACACTTTTAAAGGTTAAGCCAAAGACATTTGTTTATGTTTCTTGTAATCCGTCCACTTTAGCAAAGAATGTACAGCAATTAAGTAGGTTATATGAAATTGATTACATTCAACCTGTTGACATGTTCCCGCAAACGGCGCAAGTGGAAGCGGTCGTTCGCTTAACATTAAAGAAGAGTAAATAA